GAGCTCGCGCCCCGGCTGTTCTACGACATGGAGCAGTGGCACAGGGCGGAGCAGAACCGGCGCTTAAAGGAACAACAGAAATGACGGACTGACCCGCCATGCTGAGCATTCTGCGAAGTCTAGTACAAGAGGTAAACAGCGCCCGCGATCTGCAGGAGGCGCTGGATATCATCGTATCGCGGGTGCAGAAGGCCATGGGGACCGAAGTCTGTTCCGTCTATCTGCTCGACCCTGCCACCAACCGCTATATCCTGATGGCCACCGAAGGTCTTTACCGCAAGGCCGTCGGGCAGGTCAGTCTGGCCTATTCCGAAGGCCTCGTCGGCCTTGTGGGTTCCCGCGAGGAGCCCATCAATCTGGAAGATGCGCCATCCCATCCGCGCTACCGTTACTTCCCGGAAACCGGTGAAGAGCGGTTCCGGTCCTTCCTGGGGGTTCCCATCATCCACCACCGCCGGGTGCTGGGTGTGCTGGTTGTGCAGCAGAGGGAAAGCTCCCGGTGTTTTGATGAGGGTGAAGAGGCCTTTCTGGTCACCGTCTCGGCGCAGTTGGCCGGTGTTATTGCCCACAGCGAGGCGACCGGTGCCATCAGCGGCCTGTCACTGACCGGTGAGGAGGCTCACGATGTCAGCTTCAGCGGCGTGCCCGGAGCGCCGGGCGTGGCTATTGGCAGTGGGGTCGTGGTTTACCCGTCGGCCGACCTGGACGTAGTTCCTGAGAAGCCCACCGAGGATATTGATGGGGAACTGGCACTGTTCCGGTCGGCGGTGAATGCGGTGCGCGAAGACATCGAACGCGTGGCGAAACGGCTCGCCTCCCAGTTGCGCCCGGAAGAACAGGCGCTGTTTGATGTCTATCTGAGAATGCTGGGCGACGATGCCATGCCCGGTGAGGTCGCCAACAAGATCCGGGAGGGAATCTGGGCGCAGGGTGCGTTGAAGCAGGTGGTTCAGCAGTATGTCCGCCACTTCGAGATGATGGACGATCACTACCTTCAGGAGCGCGCGGTTGATATCCGGGATCTGGGTCGCCGGTTGCTGTCCCACCTTCAGGAGGGTGAGCAGAAGCATCTGAACTATCCCGAGCGGACCGTTCTGGTCAGCGAAGAGCTGACGCCGGCCATGCTGGGTGAGGTACCCAAGGGGCAGTTGGTGGGCCTGGTGTCAGTCAAGGGCTCAAGCAACTCCCACGTCGCGATTCTTGCCCGCGCCATGGGCGTGCCCACCGTGATGGGGCTGGTGGATATCCCGGTGAACCAGCTTGATGGCAAGGAGCTGATTGTTGACGGCTTTGAGGGGCAGATCTTTGCGTCGCCCTCCTCGGACCTGCGGTCCTACTATCAGGCGATCTGCGATGAAGAAGACGAGCTGATCCGGGGTCTTGAGGTTCTGAAAGACAAGCCCTGCGAAACCACCGATCATCACCGGGTTTCGCTGCTGGTCAATACCGGGCTGATGACGGACGTTGTTCGCTCGCTGTCCCACGGCGCTGAAGGCATTGGCCTGTACCGCACCGAAGTGCCGTTCATGATCAAGGACCGGTTTCCCTCCGAGCAGG
This sequence is a window from Marinobacter subterrani. Protein-coding genes within it:
- the ptsP gene encoding phosphoenolpyruvate--protein phosphotransferase, which encodes MLSILRSLVQEVNSARDLQEALDIIVSRVQKAMGTEVCSVYLLDPATNRYILMATEGLYRKAVGQVSLAYSEGLVGLVGSREEPINLEDAPSHPRYRYFPETGEERFRSFLGVPIIHHRRVLGVLVVQQRESSRCFDEGEEAFLVTVSAQLAGVIAHSEATGAISGLSLTGEEAHDVSFSGVPGAPGVAIGSGVVVYPSADLDVVPEKPTEDIDGELALFRSAVNAVREDIERVAKRLASQLRPEEQALFDVYLRMLGDDAMPGEVANKIREGIWAQGALKQVVQQYVRHFEMMDDHYLQERAVDIRDLGRRLLSHLQEGEQKHLNYPERTVLVSEELTPAMLGEVPKGQLVGLVSVKGSSNSHVAILARAMGVPTVMGLVDIPVNQLDGKELIVDGFEGQIFASPSSDLRSYYQAICDEEDELIRGLEVLKDKPCETTDHHRVSLLVNTGLMTDVVRSLSHGAEGIGLYRTEVPFMIKDRFPSEQEQREYYREQLEAFAPSPVTMRTLDIGGDKALTYFPIKEENPFLGWRGIRVTLDHPEIFLVQVRAMLKASEGLNNLQIMLPMISNISEVEESLHLIYRVYHEVREEGYDIHMPKVGVMVEIPAAVYQIRELADRVDFLSVGSNDLTQYLLAVDRNNPRVAQLYHSYHPAVLQALVRIAQDAHSVGKPVGICGELAGDPGGALLLMAMGYDSLSMNAASLPKVKSVIRSVSREWAVQLLEDVLLLDSPHVIKSCVDLALRNAGFGRYLRPGKSSAMAVSEAAVS